CAGGTTGATATTGTATCAACTCAGAGTTATTGACAGATCAATTAATGAATCAATAGTCACTGGTTTGGAAGTTTGATGATGCAGAATTTTCTGGGAAATTTCGATTGTACCCTTGATTCGAAAGGGCGACTTATGATCCCGGCCCGTTTCAGGCACCAGATCCCCGAAGCTTCCGGTGGTGAATATGTCATCAGCATGGGAAAAGACAGATGCCTGAATCTTTATCCTCTGAAAGAGTGGGACGAAGTCGTAGTCAAAAAACTGCATGAACTCCCATCGGGTCCGGAAAAAAGGCAGTATATCCGTTTTTAC
Above is a window of Candidatus Krumholzibacteriota bacterium DNA encoding:
- a CDS encoding cell division/cell wall cluster transcriptional repressor MraZ, encoding MMQNFLGNFDCTLDSKGRLMIPARFRHQIPEASGGEYVISMGKDRCLNLYPLKEWDEVVVKKLHELPSGPEKRQYIRFYSRKSRTVNLDKSGRIAIPANFLEAIGNPGKVVVVGVLNYLEIWTPEDHAKMSKDGDEAFLEGDWEY